The genomic stretch GGAGGTTATAAACAGGAAATCTTTAATGCCAGGGCAGATGAAGGATTTGAAGGAAGCGGCTACGATTGGGGCTCTTTAGCGCAGGTTTTTCTGGATGAGAAAAGGCCGGATTTGGCTGATGGTATACGATTTGACCCCGAAGGCGGGATGTTTTGTGCATATTCTTCTGAAGAAAATAAGTTGAAAGATTTTATTCTGGATTTTAAAAAAGCATGTGAAGACGAAGTTCTGATAAAAGATTTGTTTTCAAGAGCACAACTGGATTGATTCTTACAGAAGAGGAGGTCTGTTGGGATCTAATTGAAAAATAGCTATAGCCGGATTTGGCAACCAATATTTTAAATCAATCTAATTAAAAAATAATATGAAGAAAATATTTTCAGAACTCAAAGGCTTTGTTATATACAGCCCTGAACTTTTAGCGAAATATCTGCAGGATCATAACCTTCCGGGAAATAATATCCTGAAATATTTTGTGGAAAATGAACATGGAGATGAAATAACAAGATCAGGTATTGCTATTCCCGTGATAGGTGTGGAAGAAGGATTTTATTCGTTTTGTATTTCTGCCAATGAAGATCACCTGCTGGGAAATGAAGAAGTTGCTGTGCAGTCTGATGGCTGGATATTTCAAACTTCCAATAACGAGCTGAGAGTTGTAGGTATTGGTTATTTAAAAGATATTTCAACTATTAACGATGAGAATAGTATACGGCTGAATCTGGAAAACGGATGGTTTTCGCTAAAAATAAGTGCCGGTAATAAAAATGGAGAAAAAATCTTTGAACTGAGTGCAAGAAAACAGGAATACAGGCCGGCCTTTAATGGTGACCTTACTACAACGTATTATTTTAATTGATCAGTAAAAATGGTCCTGTCATTTAAAAAAAGAGAACAGAGAAATTAAAATCCGAATAAACCACTGAAGATTGCAAAACAGAATATTCCTAAAGCTAAAGCCAGGTTAATAGCGGTCTTTTCATATTTTTTCTTCGTATATAGTAGGAGGGATTCAATAATAGCATAGATCAGGATAGCATAGCCTGACACCATCATCACAAAGTAAAGTAGGTATCCTGTTCCCATACCCAGACTATGGTCCTTAAGAAACCATACAGAAGTAATGGCAATAAGTAAGAAAAGGATTAGAATTCCCAGCCTTAAGAATAAGTGTTTTTTAAGTCTGCTTTCCGAGATAATAGGACGATAAATCAGGGAATAGACTCCAAAAGCATACACTAGTAATAAAATGAGACCAACGGTAGGCCGAACCTGATAAGGTACAGGAATCCAACTTTTCGTGAAAATGAACCCTATAATCAAAAAGGTTACAAAGAAGTATTTGATTTTTTTGAAATCCATAAAATATAAATTTGTCAGTGGTACCAATGAATATTCAATTCAGATAGCTATACTCTAATGAATTATTATATGCATTGCTTTGGAGAGTTTTAAAAATATAATGACGAAGATCAATCTATTCATGATGTACAGTTGTTTTCAAATTTATTTAATATTTTTCTTGTGTACAACTGTTATATTTCCAGTAGGTTAATTGGTTTTTTGATGTTGGATGCTCTTGAGCTGTTCATTGAAAACGAAGCATCTGTGAGCAAATTTTTTTGATTTCAAAAGCTTTTCAGGTAAAGCAATCAGGGAATATCTGAGCATATTTTCATCTTTTTTTTGTAGGATGTTGATATATCATAAAAATTTATATTTTAGAGAAATAACCATGACTACCTTTTTATGAGCAGGCTATATTTCATTTTTGTTCTGATTCTAATGTTTACATTCCAACTTGTTAGCGGGCATGAGAGGTCTGTTGAGGGGGTATATGATAAAGTTGAAGAGAAGGTTGAAGCAAATAAAATCTGCATTGGAACTGATAATTATTGTTGTAATTATGCTGCAGTGAAAAGCTATAGTCATCCGGAAGAAAATTTTGAAGAACTTGTTAGTCACTCAAAATCATCAGCGGGCAAATTTTTTTTTGGACCTGTATTAATTATCATTAGTCTGTTGGTGCTAAGAACTCTTTCAAAAAGAGCAGAAGAATAAACAGGGATCAATTCCTGAAATCATACCTAAATATCTATTCAATAAACTACACGAAAAAACCTACTGTAATCAGTAGGTCTTTAATTTTTTTTGAAATGAGGTATTCGTATTGTAATATCAGTGTTTGAAAAACACTGATTACTGATCTTTATTCCAAAAGACTTACGAATTACGCATAAATTCATTGATATTTTAATCTGAAAATCTTAATAAGATTCGGAGACGGTTTTAAATACCATTAATTGGTGGTTTTCATCGTGTAATGACGAGCTGCTTCTTTAGGTGGGCTGATCCAGTCTACTAATGATGACGCACCAGCACTTGCTCCAACCGCACCGGCTATTGCTCCTCCAATAAGAACTACTCCTCCTGATACAGCACCTGCTGCAGCCCCGCCGGATATTCCTCCTGCTACGTCAGCTAAGCCTACTGCTACCCATTTCCACCAAGGCTTTTTTCCCATAATACTAAATGGGGTATACCCATTGGCTAAGGCATCCAAATAGATCGTATTCCAAAAATATGCAGAATGTCTACCAATAGAAGTTACATATAAAATAGCCGCTTTATCTTTATCGTTAATCGAAGTATTATTGATAATTGAGGTTTCAAAATAGACTATTTTTTCTTTTAAATCTGCATAATCATTATTTCCGGTTGCCTCAAAATCTATAAGTAACTTTATAAAACTTGACATCTGATTTCTTACAACGGGATTAAGGTTAGGGTTATTCAGTATAGTGGCGTAATTATTATCCGAATCATCCAAAATGCTTTTAATTTTTACATTAGATAAGAATACTGCTGGATTTTCATTAGGATACAGCTTGAAAAATTCATCTCTGGAAATGTTAATATAATCATCCGTTGTTAAATTTTCATCCCATTTTTCTACTACTTTTTGAAGAATCTCATTATGAACCTTACCTGCATTATCATAGGGATTCAGTGCAAAATCAGCTGAAACTCCAAATTTATTTGTCACTGCAACAGTTGTGATTTCGTTTTTAGAAACCTTTGCCTCCTGATCCTCTTGACAGGCATTAATAGAAAAAAGTAACGTCACGGCTACTGAAAGCGTTAAAAGTTTTTTCATGATTTTTGAATTTAGGTGTTATTAATTTTTTTATAATTGAATGTTTATTGGATTCAATAATCTAATATATTGATTTTATTTTTAATAAACATGTTTTTAATTAGTTATAAAAGTATTAATTCTGTATTTTTTTTATTTTGAATGGAACAAAACATGAATGATTCTGATGCAATTTTATAATTACTCATGAGGTTAAACTTGAGAGGAAATATTATTTTAATATTTTTTTAACATATTAATGAATTTTTAGGCACGAACATTGTTTATTTATATACCAATTACTAAAATATTATATTATGAATAATTCAGAGTACAACAAAGCGGAAAATGCAGTAGATCAAACAAAAAATTCTTTAAAAAATGCAGCTGATGAAGCTAAGTGGAAGATTAATGATTTAGCAGACAGAGCTAAGGATTATATCAATGAGAAGAGGGAAAATGATCAGGAAGCAACCCAGGAGGACTGGTTGGAAAGGGTGAAATCAAACTTTTCCGACGCATGGGAAGATATTAAGGATAAAGCTGATGAAGCTTGGGAAAAGACGAAAGATGCCGCTGAAGATGTAAAGGCAGAATGGAAAAAGAAAACAAATTAATGTTAGTTTAATAAATGACCGGAACTTTTTACAGTTTCGGTCATTTTTTTTATTTTTATGGTTTATTTATATTCTATTTTAACAGTATCAAGTTATTTTAAGTTTTTGAAATCAGGTAAGGTTACAGGATGAAATTTTATCTCCACGAGTCATGAAACTTATTGTTTTTTATAGAGATGATTCTTTTTTTAATAGTAAAAGAATTTTTTAACATTACAATACTTTTTATGATGTAATTTTTTCTAATAAAATGTGGTACGAAATCCTTATGCATAAACGTTTAAAAATTGCTGTTTTTTCAAATATTGTGAGTATTTTTGAAGCTAAAGTATCTGTAACTAATTATTGATTTTAACTTCTATGATTTTAATTGTTGATGACAACCAAAATAATCTTTACTCACTTCAAAAACTACTTGAATCTAAGGACTTTCGGGTTGAAACAGCCGGTTCCGGTGAAGAAGCACTAGGTAAAGCGCTGAAAAATGACTATGCCTTAATTATTTTGGATGTCCAGATGCCTGATATGGATGGATTTGAAGTTGCAGAAACACTTGCAGATTATAGTAAAACAAAAGATGTTCCTATAATATTTTTATCTGCAGTCAATACAGATAAAAAATTCATCACTCAAGGCTACGCTTCTGGTGCCAAAGATTATGTAACCAAGCCGGTGGATCCTGAAATTCTTCTGCTTAAAGTAAAAACGTTCTATAATCTTCAGGAACAGAATATTGCTATGAAAAAAACGCAGCAGAATCTGGAACTTGAAGTAAAAGGAAGGCGTGAATCCCAGGTTACCATGAAATCTCAGATAGACCATTTTCATTTAATGCTGGAATCCCTTCCTCAAATTGCATTTACGCTGAATGAAGAAGGAATTGTTGATTTTGTTAATGGAAAATGGTATCAATATTCTGATACCGAACAGGATTTCCCTGAAACACATCCTGATGATCATGATATCAAGGAAGAATTGGAAAGGTGCAGGAAAAAAGGAAAAGCGCTCGAACTTGAGGTCAGAATTAAAAATATTATTTCGGGTAATTACCGCTATCATTTGTTAAGGATAACCCCTGTATATGATGAAGATCATATTAAAAACTGGGTGGGAACATTTACAGATATTGACGATCAGAAAAAAGTAGAAAAAGAAAAAGATGAGTTTTTAAGCATTGCAAGTCATGAATTAAAAACTCCTCTAACCAGTATTAAAGCTTACGTTCAGCTGCTAGAAAGAAAATTGAAATTAGATAAAGAGACGGCAGAAGCAGGGTTTGTTACAAAAGTTCAGGGTCAGATTGAAAAACTGAATACACTCATTACAGATCTTCTGGATGTTTCGAAAATTGAAAATGGAAAGCTGAAAATTAATAAAAAACCCGTAAATCTGGAAAGTGTGATCAGTAATGCCATTGAAACCATTCTACAGACTCATGATGAAAAACAAGTGAAAATTGAACGCCATGGTACAAAACCTGATATTTTAATTCCTTTAGATGAGATTCGTATCGAACAGGTGCTGATCAATTTTCTGACAAATGCTATTAAGTATTCGCCAAACAATAATCAGGTAATTGTTACAACATTTGTAGATAAAGAAGCTCAGGAAGTGAGAGTCAATGTTACTGATTTTGGAATTGGGATTCCTGATTTTAAGCAAGATGCCGTATTCAAAAAGTTTTATCGTGTGGAAGAATCTTCATTACAGTTCCAGGGAATGGGAATTGGACTCTTTATTTGTTCCGAAATCATCAAGCAGCATCATGGAAGCGTTGGAGTTTCCAGTATAGTAGATGAAGGCTCTACCTTTTATTTCACCCTACCATTAAACTAATCTTCATGCCAAAGAAAATAATACGAAATCTTCAGTTTGGAATAGGTTTTTCGCTTTTGATTTTATTAGCCAGCTCAGTGGCCTCCTACTGGAGCATTCAAAATCAAATGAACCACAGGGAAAGCCTTTCTAAAAGCAGACGTTCCGTGACGGCTGTTAAAGACATACTCGTATCCTTGCTGGATGCAGAAACAGGAAACAGAGGCTATCAGCTCACAGGCAGGGAAGATTTTCTGGAACCTTATAAACGAGGAGTAAGGGAATACTCTGAAGCTTTGGTGTATGCAGAGTCATTAGGTGTGAATGACAAGAATCAACAGGAAAGACTTTCACGATTAAAAATAGCTGTCAGCCAGGTAATGGATAATCTGAAAAATCTGGTAGAAAACAGGCGAAGAGGAATTGTCATGACTCAGCAGCAGATTGTTACCGGTAAAGCTTATATGGATGAGTGTCGTAAAATTGTAAGAGATTTTGTACAATATGAAGAGAACCAGGTTGAAATCAAAAATAAAGATTTAACGCGATCATCAGAAACTACGGTTATCTTTATTGTTTTTTCAGCACTTGCAGCAGTAGTAGTGACTGTTTTTTTCTATTTTAAAATGAGGGCAGACCTTATCAAAAGAGATGAACTGGAGAAAATGCTGAGAGATAAAGATCAGGAAATGACGCGAAGAGTAAGTGCGATTCAAAAAATCGCTAACAGGGTAGCAAACGGAGATTATAGTGAGAAAGCGGTGGATAATGCAGAGGATGATCTTGGAGATCTTGTAGAATCTCTGAATCACATGACTGAATCACTTAAAACATCTTTTGATAAAATTAATAAAAGTGACTGGCGCCAGAAAGGGCTTGCTTTATTGAATGAATCTCTGGTCGGGAATAAATCAGTGCAGGAGGTTTCCAATAAAGCTTTAATCCAATTGATTGAATATGGACGTTGTATCAACGGTTCATTATATCTTTTTGATGAAGGTGTCCTAAAGCTCAATAAAGCATTTGGG from Chryseobacterium indologenes encodes the following:
- a CDS encoding immunity 51 family protein, whose amino-acid sequence is MDIDYFKETIKPFFWVQHANSFSVGLDVGGYKQEIFNARADEGFEGSGYDWGSLAQVFLDEKRPDLADGIRFDPEGGMFCAYSSEENKLKDFILDFKKACEDEVLIKDLFSRAQLD
- a CDS encoding hybrid sensor histidine kinase/response regulator, coding for MILIVDDNQNNLYSLQKLLESKDFRVETAGSGEEALGKALKNDYALIILDVQMPDMDGFEVAETLADYSKTKDVPIIFLSAVNTDKKFITQGYASGAKDYVTKPVDPEILLLKVKTFYNLQEQNIAMKKTQQNLELEVKGRRESQVTMKSQIDHFHLMLESLPQIAFTLNEEGIVDFVNGKWYQYSDTEQDFPETHPDDHDIKEELERCRKKGKALELEVRIKNIISGNYRYHLLRITPVYDEDHIKNWVGTFTDIDDQKKVEKEKDEFLSIASHELKTPLTSIKAYVQLLERKLKLDKETAEAGFVTKVQGQIEKLNTLITDLLDVSKIENGKLKINKKPVNLESVISNAIETILQTHDEKQVKIERHGTKPDILIPLDEIRIEQVLINFLTNAIKYSPNNNQVIVTTFVDKEAQEVRVNVTDFGIGIPDFKQDAVFKKFYRVEESSLQFQGMGIGLFICSEIIKQHHGSVGVSSIVDEGSTFYFTLPLN